A stretch of DNA from Streptomyces gobiensis:
AGGCCTGCATCGAGGAGTGCCCCGTCGACTGCATCTACGAGGGCCAGCGGTCCTTGTACATCCACCCGGACGAATGCGTCGACTGCGGGGCCTGTGAGCCGGTCTGCCCGGTCGAAGCGATCTTTTACGAGGACGACACTCCCGAGGAGTGGAAGGATTTCTACAAGGCGAACGTCGAGTTCTTCGATGAGCTCGGTTCGCCCGGTGGCGCCAGCAAGCTCGGCCTGATCGAGCGCGATCACCCCGTCATCGCCGCGCTTCCGCCGCAGGAGCACGACGAGTGAGCCAGCCGCGAGTGAATCAGCTGCGCTAGCCGCACCCGGTCCCGTATGGCAGACGCTGTACGGGACCGCGGTCTTTGTCAACGAGAAAGCGAGTCAGCCCCGTGCCCCCCGTCTCCTCCCGGCTGCCGGTCTTCCCCTGGGACCGCCTGGAGCCGTACAAGACGACCGCCGCCGCGCACCCGTACGGCATCGTCGATCTGTCCGTCGGTACGCCCGTGGACCCGGTCCCGGAGCTGATCCAGCGGGCGCTGGCCGGGGCGAGTAACCGGCCCGGCTATCCCACCGTGTGGGGCACCACCGAGCTGCGTGATGCGATCACCGGCTGGTGTGAGCGGCGGCTTGGGGCGCGCGGTGTCGAGCACACCAATGTTCTGCCGGTCCTCGGCTCCAAGGAGCTGGTGGCCTGGCTGCCGACCCAGCTGGGCCTGGGCCCGGGGGACCGCGTGGCGTATCCGCGGCTGGCCTATCCGACATACGAGGTCGGCGCGCGGCTGGCCGGCGCCGAACCGGTGGTCTATGACTCACCGACCGAGCTGGATCCTGCCGGGCTGAGGCTGCTCTGGCTCAACTCCCCGTCCAACCCGACGGGCCGGGTGCTGGCCAAGGAGGAGCTACGGGAGACGGTGGCCTGGGCCCGGGAGCACGGGGTGCTGGTCTTCAGCGATGAGTGCTACCTCGAGCTCGGCTGGGAGGCCGACCCGGTTTCCGTGCTGCACCCGGACGTCTGCGGCGGCAGCTTCGCGGGCCTGGTCGCGGTGCACTCGCTCTCCAAGCGCTCCAACCTGGCGGGCTACCGCGCGGCGTTCATCGCCGGTGACGCGGCGGTGCTCGGCGAGCTGCTGCAGATCCGTAAGCACGGCGGAATGATGACGCCCGCACCGGTGCAGGCGGCCACCGTGGTCGCGCTGGGCGATGACGCTCATGTCGTACAGCAGCGGGAGCGCTACGCCGCGCGCCGTTCCGCGCTGCGTGGGGCGCTGGAGCAGCAGGGCTTCCGCATTGAGCACAGCGAGGCTTCGCTGTATCTCTGGGCGACCCGGAATGAGCCCTGCTGGGACACGGTCGGCGAGCTGTCCAAGCAGGGCATCCTGGTCGCTCCGGGCGACTTCTACGGCCCGGCCGGTGAGCGGTTCGTACGGGTCGCCTTCACGGCTACGGACGAGCGGGTGGCCGAGGCGGTGCGGCGGCTGAACAGCTGACCGGGACAGCGACAGCTGACCGGGACAGCGGAAGGGCTCCGGGGACGGTGAGTCCCGGAGCCCTTCCGCTGAACGTGCTGGCTGGTGGTGCTGGGGTACGCGTCAGAGCGGGATACCGGCGACGGTGCCGCCGCCCTGGCCCAGCGAGGCGGTGCCCACCGCGTCGGTCGGCACCGCGTCGGCCACGTCGGTCGGCAGCCCGTCGACCGACAGGTTCTCGGTGACGGTCCGGACGGCCTTGCCGGGCAGATTGCTGACGTTGGCCTCGCCGGCGGCCTCCTGCACAAGCGGGAGGGCGGACTTGCCCAGGCTGCCCGCGAC
This window harbors:
- the dapC gene encoding succinyldiaminopimelate transaminase; the protein is MPPVSSRLPVFPWDRLEPYKTTAAAHPYGIVDLSVGTPVDPVPELIQRALAGASNRPGYPTVWGTTELRDAITGWCERRLGARGVEHTNVLPVLGSKELVAWLPTQLGLGPGDRVAYPRLAYPTYEVGARLAGAEPVVYDSPTELDPAGLRLLWLNSPSNPTGRVLAKEELRETVAWAREHGVLVFSDECYLELGWEADPVSVLHPDVCGGSFAGLVAVHSLSKRSNLAGYRAAFIAGDAAVLGELLQIRKHGGMMTPAPVQAATVVALGDDAHVVQQRERYAARRSALRGALEQQGFRIEHSEASLYLWATRNEPCWDTVGELSKQGILVAPGDFYGPAGERFVRVAFTATDERVAEAVRRLNS
- the fdxA gene encoding ferredoxin — protein: MTYVIAQPCVDLKDKACIEECPVDCIYEGQRSLYIHPDECVDCGACEPVCPVEAIFYEDDTPEEWKDFYKANVEFFDELGSPGGASKLGLIERDHPVIAALPPQEHDE